From one Plectropomus leopardus isolate mb chromosome 8, YSFRI_Pleo_2.0, whole genome shotgun sequence genomic stretch:
- the LOC121947377 gene encoding mitochondrial glutamate carrier 1-like, which translates to MAQQQQISLPAKLINGGIAGMVGVTCVFPIDLAKTRLQNQRSGQQLYKNMMDCLIKTVRSEGYFGMYRGAAVNLTLVTPEKAIKLAANDFFRHQLSKDGGRLTVFKEMLAGCCAGMCQVTITTPMEMLKIQLQDAGRLAAQQRVVPSVVTLKMGGTSAVLSRSYNTSPQVRVSATQITRELLKTKGVTGLYRGLGATLMRDIPFSVVYFPLFAHLHQLGQRSSEDPYVPFYWSFMAGCTAGCVAAVAVSPCDVVKTRLQSLKKGANEETYNGVMDCVRKILRKEGPGAFLKGASCRALVIAPLFGIAQVVYFVGVGEFLLGYTPYNIYSA; encoded by the exons ATGGCCCAGCAACAGCAGATTAG CCTCCCAGCCAAACTGATTAATGGAGGGATTGCAGGCATGGTGGGAGTCACCTGTGTGTTCCCAATTGACCTGGCCAAGACCCGCTTGCAGAACCAGCGCAGCGGGCAGCAACTCTACAAGAACAT gaTGGATTGCCTCATAAAAACGGTTAGATCTGAAGGCTACTTTGGCATGTATAGAG GTGCTGCAGTAAATCTAACCCTGGTAACCCCTGAGAAGGCCATCAAACTAGCTGCTAATGACTTCTTCCGCCACCAGTTGAGCAAAGATGG TGGCAGGTTAACAGTGTTCAAGGAGATGTTGGCAGGATGCTGTGCAGGAATGTGCCAAGTCACTATCACCACACCGATGGAGATGCTCAAGATCCAGCTGCAGGATGCCGGCAGGCTAG CTGCCCAGCAAAGAGTGGTGCCCAGCGTAGTCACTCTGAAGATGGGGGGAACCAGTGCTGTTCTCAGCCGCTCCTACAACACCAGCCCTCAAGTTAGAGTGTCCGCCACACAGATCACCAGAGAGCTGCTGAAGACTAAAGGAGTCACAGGGCTGTACAGGGGGCTCGGAGCCACATTGATGAG GGACATCCCGTTCTCTGTCGTGTATTTCCCTCTTTTTGCACATCTGCACCAGCTCGGCCAGCGTTCATCTGAAGACCCATATGTGCCCTTTTATTGGTCCTTCATGGCTGGCTGCACGGCTGGATgcgttgctgctgttgctgtcaGCCCTTGTGATG TGGTCAAGACAAGGTTACAATCTCTCAAAAAAGGAGCTAATGAAGAAACTTACAATGGAGTTATGGACTGCGTCAG GAAGATCCTGAGAAAGGAGGGGCCCGGAGCGTTCCTCAAGGGGGCCAGTTGCCGGGCCCTTGTTATTGCGCCACTCTTTGGCATTGCCCAGGTTGTGTACTTTGTAGGAGTTGGAGAGTTCTTGCTGGGGTACACACCCTACAACATCTACTCTGCATAA
- the LOC121946440 gene encoding follitropin subunit beta-like, giving the protein MPSSMLRCMLLCALMHGALCACTLKNHTLWIESQGCAQCVAVNTTICSGYCYTQDTNLKGRFGRSFLIQRSCVPLSLVYRSARVPGCPQDVNPQLYYAAAHRCSCRRCDTRTHHCVRISDDRCTVSLDGVKSQQKPTVGTWQYANTSNTHPGKR; this is encoded by the exons ATGCCTTCGTCAATGTTGAGATGCATGCTGCTTTGTGCATTGATGCATGGAGCGCTGTGTGCTTGTACGCTGAAGAATCACACCTTATGGATTGAAAGTCAAGGCTGTGCCCAGTGCGTGGCCGTCAACACCACTATCTGCAGCGGCTACTGTTACACACAG GACACCAACTTGAAGGGACGCTTTGGGAGGAGTTTCCTGATCCAGCGCAGCTGCGTGCCTCTCTCCCTGGTGTACCGCTCCGCCCGCGTGCCAGGCTGCCCTCAGGATGTCAACCCGCAGCTGTATTACGCTGCGGCCCACAGATGCAGCTGCAGGCGCTGCGATACGCGCACACACCACTGTGTCCGCATCAGCGATGACCGATGCACCGTGAGCCTCGACGGTGTGAAGAGCCAACAGAAACCCACTGTGGGAACCTGGCAATATGCCAACACAAGCAACACACATCCTGGCAAACGATAG
- the LOC121947383 gene encoding CD9 antigen-like, producing the protein MSKVEGGMKCVKYLLFVFNFIFWLMGSFVLAVGLWLRFDPETVSLLNGDKAPDTFFIGVYILIGAGGLVMLVGFFGCCGAVRESQCLLGSFFACLLIIFGAEVAAGVFGFLNKDKIISDVQTFYATTYNENNNGTLIISYQKVLNCCGTMKSPCSDSTTDIKDCETGIKEFFNSKLYIIGYVGIGIAGVMIIGMIFSMVLCCAIRNSREVI; encoded by the exons ATGTCGAAGGTGGAAGGAGGaatgaaatgtgtgaaataccTTTTGTTCGTCTTCAACTTTATATTCTGG TTGATGGGCTCCTTTGTTCTGGCAGTGGGACTGTGGCTGCGTTTTGACCCTGAGACTGTGTCTCTCCTCAATGGTGATAAGGCTCCAGATACTTTCTTCATTG GCGTGTATATCCTGATAGGTGCTGGCGGTCTGGTGATGTTAGTTGGTTTCTTTGGCTGCTGTGGAGCTGTTCGGGAATCTCAGTGCCTGCTGGGTTCA tTCTTTGCCTGCCTGTTGATCATCTTTGGTGCTGAGGTGGCAGCAGGAGTGTTTGGATTCTTAAACAAGGACAAG ATTATCAGCGACGTTCAGACCTTCTATGCAACAACctacaatgaaaacaataatgGCACATTGATCATTTCATACCAGAAAGTA CTGAACTGTTGTGGAACCATGAAAAGCCCCTGCTCTGATTCCACAACAGATATTAAG GACTGTGAGACAGGCATCAAGGAGTTCTTCAACAGTAAACTCTACATCATTGGATATGTGGGCATTGGCATTGCTGGAGTCATG ATTATTGGGATGATCTTCAGTATGGTGCTCTGTTGTGCCATTCGCAACAGCAGGGAGGTCATTTAA